The Larus michahellis chromosome 2, bLarMic1.1, whole genome shotgun sequence genome window below encodes:
- the ODF1 gene encoding outer dense fiber protein 1 — protein MSLHNCLLEEAERILRQGEREMRRQMRHLELHLQQLREELPLSCPHQPDPGSWETRALTARLDAERELSSMQRRLNSVLDSSHDDKLLALVDVEGFVPKEITVTVKDGKVKVLAEHREEHTTSRGKEYNYKNIMKEISLPPGVSEDEVTYSLGSNNVVKIKAAHKCYPCLPSR, from the exons ATGTCGTTGCACAATTGCCTTTTGGAAGAGGCCGAGCGGATTTtgaggcagggggagagagagatgcGGAGGCAGATGAGGCACCTGGAGCTGCACCTGCAGCAGCTCCGTGAGGAGCTGCCCCTGTCCTGCCCGCACCAGCCCGACCCCGGCTCCTGGGAGACAAGGGCCCTCACCGCACGCCTGGATGCGGAGCGAGAGCTGAGCAG CATGCAAAGAAGACTTAACAGCGTGTTGGACTCTTCCCATGATGACAAGCTTTTGGCTTTGGTGGACGTGGAGGGTTTTGTCCCCAAGGAAATCACTGTAACAGTGAAAGATGGGAAGGTGAAGGTGTTAGCGGAGCACAGGGAGGAGCACACCACCTCAAGAGGGAAGGAATATAACTACAAAAACATCATGAAGGAAATCAGCCTGCCACCAGGGGTGAGTGAGGACGAGGTGACCTACTCACTGGGATCCAATAACGTCGTGAAGATCAAAGCAGCACACAAGTGCTACCCTTGTCTCCCGAGCCGCTGA